A window from Peromyscus eremicus chromosome 1, PerEre_H2_v1, whole genome shotgun sequence encodes these proteins:
- the LOC131902349 gene encoding mas-related G-protein coupled receptor member B4-like — translation MGLSTPAWITDNTTMNGSYYTENLHCVTMDKIFSILAVIIAVVGLAGNAIVLWIQALHMKENEFSVYILNLAGADILYLCFQTMYSLEYILLQFHISLFDIPIFLINVLIFAYLAGLCMIAAISVEHCLSVLWPILYQRQRPRYMSSVLCALLWAFSLLLSLLSGDGCGLLLSYYDHSSCRTYNFITTAFVILLSVVSCGSSLALLVRIFCGSQRISVTRLYVTIALTVLVLLPFGLPFGICWFLLDWIAELHGVLPCNAYAITSFLSCVNSCAKPIIYFLVDSIRPCRFQKQTPKIHMQRVMQDTPEEEGRERASSGNHEEQESV, via the coding sequence ATGGGTCTATCCACCCCAGCCTGGATCACTGACAACACAACAATGAATGGAAGTTATTACACTGAAAACTTACACTGTGTCACCATGGACAAAATCTTCAGTATTCTTGCTGTCATCATTGCTGTGGTTGGGTTGGCAGGAAATGCCATAGTGCTGTGGATTCAGGCCCTCCATATGAAAGAGAATGAATTCTCTGTATATATCCTCAACCTTGCTGGGGCTGACATCCTCTACCTTTGCTTTCAGACAATGTATTCCCTGGAGTATATCCTTCTTCAGTTCCATATCTCTCTCTTTGATATTCCCATATTTCTCATCAATGTATTAATCTTTGCTTACCTTGCAGGTTTATGTATGATTGCAGCCATCAGTGTTGAGCATTGTCTGTCAGTTTTGTGGCCCATCTTGTATCAGCGCCAACGACCAAGATACATGTCATCTGTCCTGTGCGCACTGCTCTGGGCCTTCTCTCTACTGTTGAGCCTCCTGTCAGGGGATGGTTGTGGTTTACTACTTAGTTATTATGACCATTCTTCCTGTAGGACTTATAATTTTATCACTACTGCATTTGTAATACTATTATCTGTGGTTTCTTGTGGATCCAGCCTGGCCCTGTTGGTCAGGATCTTCTGTGGCTCACAGAGGATTTCTGTGACCAGGTTGTATGTGACAATTGCACTCACAGTGCTGGTCTTACTACCCTTTGGTCTGCCCTTTGGTATCTGTTGGTTCCTCTTAGACTGGATTGCAGAGTTGCATGGAGTTTTGCCTTGCAATGCTTATGCAATAACAAGTTTCCTGTCCTGTGTTAACAGCTGTGCCAAGCCCATCATTTATTTCCTTGTTGACTCCATTAGGCCTTGCAGGTTCCAGAAGCAGACTCCAAAGATTCATATGCAGAGAGTCATGCAGGATACTCCTGAGGAAGAAGGTAGAGAGAGGGCTTCTTCAGGAAATCATGAAGAGCAGGAATCAGTCTGA